Proteins encoded in a region of the Methylobacterium radiotolerans JCM 2831 genome:
- a CDS encoding ester cyclase, whose product MSRESSIQATEKFGELVNGGQFDAFPEVVAPDCHDHDPAPGQHMGPEGYKAFFTELRTAFPDMQVEVKKLVADGDSVAFAYTLTGTHQGDFNGHKPTGKAIKVRGMQIGRFVDGKMVERWGSSDELGILKQIGAIEG is encoded by the coding sequence ATGTCCCGCGAGAGCAGCATCCAGGCGACCGAGAAGTTCGGAGAACTCGTCAACGGTGGCCAGTTCGACGCCTTCCCCGAGGTCGTCGCCCCGGACTGCCATGATCACGACCCGGCTCCAGGCCAGCACATGGGTCCCGAGGGATACAAGGCCTTCTTCACCGAACTCCGCACGGCGTTCCCCGACATGCAGGTCGAGGTGAAGAAGCTCGTCGCCGACGGGGACAGCGTCGCCTTCGCCTATACGCTCACCGGCACGCACCAGGGTGACTTCAACGGCCACAAGCCGACCGGGAAGGCCATCAAGGTCCGCGGCATGCAGATCGGCCGCTTCGTCGACGGCAAGATGGTCGAGCGGTGGGGCTCGTCCGACGAGCTCGGCATCCTGAAGCAGATAGGCGCCATCGAGGGTTGA
- a CDS encoding molecular chaperone GroES: protein MTVRTAQQHAQAYMDRLLTHALKGELNPACLANHRFSLEDGPRGYDMFDHKTDGCVRAVFAP from the coding sequence ATGACGGTGCGCACCGCCCAACAACATGCACAAGCCTACATGGACCGGCTGCTGACGCACGCCTTGAAGGGCGAGCTCAACCCGGCCTGCCTCGCCAACCACCGTTTCTCCCTCGAGGACGGACCGCGCGGCTACGACATGTTCGATCACAAGACGGACGGCTGCGTGCGCGCGGTGTTCGCGCCTTAG
- a CDS encoding type 1 glutamine amidotransferase domain-containing protein, whose translation MSLQGKKIAILIAPRGTEDPEFAKPHEAVKQAGATVTVIGLEAGEAETVNNDLDPANRYKVDRTIEGASAADYDGLVVPGGCVGADKLRASKDVVAFVRDFFAAGKPVGVICHGPWTLIEADVVKGRTLTSYPTVRRDIENAGGTWVDEEVVCDKGLVTSRTPKDLPAFCAKIVEEFAEGRHPDQARSA comes from the coding sequence ATGAGCTTGCAGGGCAAGAAGATCGCGATCCTGATCGCACCGCGCGGCACCGAGGATCCGGAGTTCGCCAAGCCGCATGAGGCGGTGAAGCAGGCCGGGGCGACCGTGACGGTCATCGGTCTGGAGGCCGGCGAAGCCGAGACAGTCAACAACGACCTCGATCCCGCCAACCGCTACAAGGTGGACAGGACCATCGAGGGGGCGTCGGCCGCGGACTACGACGGCCTCGTCGTGCCCGGCGGCTGCGTCGGCGCCGACAAGCTCCGGGCGAGCAAGGATGTCGTGGCGTTCGTCCGGGACTTCTTCGCCGCGGGCAAGCCGGTCGGGGTCATCTGCCACGGGCCGTGGACCCTGATCGAGGCCGACGTCGTGAAGGGCCGGACGCTGACCTCCTACCCCACCGTTCGGCGGGACATCGAGAACGCCGGCGGCACCTGGGTCGACGAGGAGGTCGTCTGCGACAAGGGGCTTGTCACCAGCCGGACGCCCAAGGACCTGCCGGCCTTCTGCGCCAAGATCGTTGAGGAGTTCGCAGAGGGCCGCCATCCCGACCAAGCCCGGAGCGCCTGA
- a CDS encoding aldo/keto reductase — protein MEQRPFGPVPRDVAVIGQGTWYIDDAHRPTAVAALRRGLDLGMTHIDTAEMYGDAETVVGEAITGRRDDVFLVSKVLPSNASLAGTVAACERSLARLRTDRLDCYLLHWLGSHPLEDTFAGFERLREQGKILSWGVSNFDVSNLEAAWKAGGEGRIACNQVLYHLEECAIEHAVQPWCEDHGIAVVAYSPFGHGSFPGPRTPGGRVLDEIAANHGATARHVALRFLTRRPSTFTIPKASSPEHTADNASAGPLRLTEDEFMRIDAAFPRGPGPRHLPML, from the coding sequence ATGGAGCAGCGCCCGTTTGGTCCCGTGCCGCGCGATGTTGCGGTGATCGGCCAGGGAACCTGGTACATCGACGACGCGCACCGGCCCACCGCGGTCGCCGCCCTGCGCCGCGGCCTCGACCTCGGCATGACGCACATCGATACCGCCGAGATGTACGGCGACGCCGAGACCGTGGTCGGCGAGGCGATCACCGGTCGGCGCGACGACGTGTTCCTCGTCTCCAAGGTCCTCCCCAGCAACGCCTCGCTTGCCGGGACAGTGGCAGCCTGCGAGCGCTCGCTGGCGCGCCTGCGCACCGACAGGCTGGATTGTTACCTATTGCATTGGCTTGGCTCGCATCCCCTTGAGGATACTTTCGCCGGCTTCGAGCGGCTCCGCGAACAGGGCAAGATCCTGTCCTGGGGGGTAAGCAACTTCGATGTGTCCAACCTCGAAGCCGCCTGGAAGGCCGGGGGCGAGGGGCGCATCGCCTGCAACCAGGTTCTCTACCACTTGGAGGAGTGTGCAATCGAGCACGCCGTCCAGCCCTGGTGCGAGGATCACGGCATCGCCGTCGTCGCCTACAGCCCGTTCGGCCATGGCAGCTTCCCTGGCCCACGAACACCGGGCGGCCGCGTCCTGGATGAGATCGCGGCGAACCACGGCGCCACCGCCCGTCATGTCGCGCTCCGGTTCCTCACGCGGAGGCCGTCCACCTTCACGATCCCCAAGGCGTCCAGTCCCGAGCATACCGCCGACAACGCCAGCGCTGGCCCGCTGCGGCTGACGGAAGACGAGTTCATGCGGATCGACGCAGCGTTTCCGCGGGGTCCCGGACCGCGCCACCTCCCTATGTTGTAG
- a CDS encoding molybdopterin-dependent oxidoreductase produces the protein MSSLTERKARLIVHGDQPYNAEPPLDRLRASYRTPAEDFYVRTHGDLPDLDEATWRLTVDGGTGPALEVSLSDLRTRFPVAMVTATMQCAGNRRADMRAVAPVSGDPWDAGAIGTAEWTGVRLGDVLREAGVAERVGLHVAFESHDTVDGHPYGASIPLAKAMAPETVLAYAMNGEALLPEHGFPVRAVVPGFAGVRSPKWLRRLTVQDHPSDNPIQAGDYKLYPADVTAETADPANGHTIDTMPLNAAICEPARGAILKPGSNRIRGYAVSGDRTVVRVDVSGNGGWSWVQAELERDVAAPFAWTFWSTSLDLPPGEHELAVRAWDEAGQTQPALPDETWNHKGYLCACWHRVRVNIA, from the coding sequence ATGTCGAGCCTGACCGAGCGCAAGGCACGTCTGATCGTACACGGCGACCAGCCCTACAACGCCGAACCGCCCCTCGACCGATTGCGGGCCTCCTACCGGACACCGGCGGAGGACTTCTACGTCCGCACGCACGGCGACCTACCGGACCTCGACGAGGCGACCTGGCGCCTCACCGTCGATGGCGGAACCGGCCCCGCGCTTGAGGTGTCGCTATCCGATCTGCGGACCCGCTTTCCGGTAGCCATGGTGACGGCCACGATGCAGTGCGCTGGCAATCGCCGCGCCGACATGCGGGCGGTCGCCCCGGTCTCGGGCGACCCGTGGGATGCAGGAGCCATCGGCACCGCCGAATGGACCGGGGTTCGTCTCGGCGACGTCCTGCGCGAGGCGGGGGTCGCCGAGCGCGTGGGCCTCCATGTCGCCTTCGAGAGCCACGACACGGTGGACGGACACCCCTACGGCGCCTCCATCCCACTCGCCAAGGCCATGGCGCCCGAGACCGTGCTGGCCTACGCCATGAACGGCGAAGCCTTGCTCCCGGAGCACGGCTTCCCGGTCCGCGCGGTGGTGCCGGGCTTCGCCGGCGTGCGCAGCCCGAAGTGGCTCCGGAGACTGACTGTCCAGGACCACCCCTCGGACAACCCGATCCAGGCCGGCGATTACAAGCTGTATCCGGCGGACGTGACCGCCGAGACCGCCGACCCCGCCAATGGGCACACCATCGATACGATGCCGTTGAACGCGGCGATCTGCGAGCCGGCACGCGGGGCCATTCTCAAGCCGGGGAGCAACAGGATCCGAGGCTACGCGGTAAGCGGCGACCGAACCGTCGTACGCGTCGACGTCTCGGGGAACGGCGGCTGGTCCTGGGTGCAGGCCGAGCTCGAACGCGACGTGGCGGCTCCTTTCGCCTGGACGTTCTGGAGCACGAGCCTCGACCTGCCTCCGGGCGAGCATGAGCTCGCCGTGCGCGCCTGGGACGAAGCGGGCCAGACGCAGCCGGCACTGCCGGACGAGACCTGGAACCATAAGGGCTATCTATGCGCCTGCTGGCATCGGGTGCGGGTGAACATCGCCTAA
- a CDS encoding flavin monoamine oxidase family protein, which yields MTSEFDVIVVGGGAAGIGAARRLADSSASCLLLEASQRLGGRAYTQDLGGYPLDFGCEWLHSGDRNAWVGIAEASGFPVNRGDPPWTKAHPSLDVDKDDQEAAWRAYGDWEERLRTVASGSDRASDALEQGGAWNGYVRAIAGFMSGAAPEDISATDYLAYDDASTSKNWHLPLGYGTLVAASLPSSATVRLATPAERIDLTGDGVEVTTRAGTIRAKAAVLTVSTAVLAGDAIRLPRGIDPWREAAAALPLGRNEKIFLEIERETAFGPDSHAYGNLEDPRSAAYSIRPNGWPVIEAFLGGEGARILDEEGPADGFAFVTAQLAALFGSDVASAIRPLAATSWSRIASIGGAYSCALPSRSQARSRLAQPFENRLFFAGEATHPFDFTTAHGAHDSGQRAADEALAALRDSHVLDRRDPPFAA from the coding sequence ATGACCAGCGAATTCGACGTGATCGTCGTGGGGGGAGGCGCCGCCGGCATCGGTGCCGCGCGCAGGCTCGCGGACAGCAGCGCCTCGTGCCTGCTTTTGGAAGCCTCCCAGCGGCTAGGAGGGCGTGCCTATACCCAGGACCTCGGAGGCTATCCTCTCGACTTCGGCTGCGAGTGGCTCCATTCAGGCGACCGCAACGCATGGGTCGGCATCGCCGAGGCATCCGGCTTCCCGGTCAACCGGGGCGATCCGCCCTGGACGAAGGCGCACCCTTCCCTGGATGTCGACAAGGACGACCAGGAGGCGGCGTGGAGGGCCTATGGCGATTGGGAGGAGCGACTCCGTACGGTCGCCTCGGGCAGCGACCGTGCCAGCGATGCCCTGGAACAGGGCGGTGCCTGGAACGGCTACGTGCGGGCCATCGCGGGCTTCATGAGCGGCGCCGCGCCCGAGGACATCTCCGCGACCGACTACCTGGCCTACGACGACGCATCGACCAGTAAGAACTGGCACTTGCCGCTCGGCTACGGCACCTTGGTCGCCGCCAGCTTGCCGTCCTCGGCGACGGTCCGGCTGGCCACGCCGGCCGAACGCATCGACCTGACCGGGGACGGCGTCGAGGTGACCACCCGCGCGGGTACCATCCGCGCCAAGGCCGCCGTTCTCACTGTCTCGACCGCGGTCCTGGCCGGCGACGCGATCCGCCTTCCCCGCGGCATCGACCCTTGGCGAGAAGCGGCCGCGGCCCTTCCCCTCGGACGCAACGAGAAGATTTTTCTAGAGATCGAGCGCGAGACCGCGTTCGGGCCGGACTCGCATGCCTACGGCAACTTGGAGGACCCGAGGTCGGCGGCCTATTCCATACGACCCAATGGCTGGCCGGTGATCGAGGCCTTCCTCGGTGGCGAGGGCGCGCGCATCCTGGATGAGGAGGGCCCGGCCGACGGCTTCGCCTTCGTGACGGCGCAGTTGGCCGCCCTGTTCGGCAGCGACGTGGCGTCGGCGATCCGGCCGCTCGCGGCGACCTCGTGGAGCCGGATCGCGTCCATAGGCGGCGCGTATAGCTGCGCGCTTCCTAGTCGCTCGCAGGCGCGTTCGCGCTTGGCGCAGCCTTTCGAGAACCGGCTGTTCTTCGCTGGCGAGGCGACACATCCCTTCGACTTCACGACCGCCCACGGTGCCCACGACAGCGGGCAACGCGCCGCCGACGAGGCCTTGGCTGCTCTTCGGGACAGCCATGTCCTGGATAGGCGGGATCCCCCGTTCGCAGCCTGA
- a CDS encoding zinc-binding alcohol dehydrogenase family protein — MRGVTYTEGAQIDAPDALLDTTFPDPVPVGRDLLVRVQAISVNPIDTKVRQGAYKQGCEPKVLGWDAAGTVVSVGPEARLFKPGDAVFYAGALDRPGSNAAFQCVDERLVGAKPASLDFAAAAALPLTALTAWEMLFDRLDVATPVPGAAPAILIVGGAGGVGSIAIQLARQLTDLIVIATASRPETAQWCRDLGAHHVIDHAKPLATEVAALGLPGAPGFVFATTQTGAHLPQIIELLAPQGRLGPIDDPETLDVMPLKPKSLSLHWELMFTRSLFQTADMERQHAILTEIARLIDAGRLRTTLSETFGPINAANLARAHALIESGKARGKVVLAGFSD; from the coding sequence ATGCGTGGCGTTACCTACACCGAAGGCGCCCAGATCGATGCGCCGGACGCCCTCCTCGACACCACCTTTCCCGATCCCGTGCCGGTTGGGCGCGACCTGCTCGTACGCGTGCAGGCCATTTCCGTGAACCCAATCGACACCAAGGTGCGCCAAGGCGCCTACAAGCAGGGTTGCGAGCCGAAGGTTCTCGGCTGGGATGCGGCCGGAACCGTGGTCTCGGTCGGACCGGAGGCGCGCCTGTTCAAGCCCGGCGACGCGGTGTTCTATGCCGGTGCGCTCGACCGGCCAGGTAGCAACGCCGCGTTCCAGTGCGTGGACGAGCGCCTCGTCGGTGCCAAGCCAGCCAGCCTCGATTTCGCCGCCGCCGCGGCGCTACCGCTTACCGCGCTGACCGCTTGGGAGATGTTGTTCGACCGGCTCGACGTAGCCACGCCCGTTCCGGGTGCCGCCCCCGCGATCCTGATCGTCGGCGGCGCCGGCGGCGTCGGCTCGATCGCGATCCAGCTCGCCCGGCAGCTCACGGATCTCATCGTGATCGCTACGGCCTCGCGCCCCGAGACGGCGCAATGGTGCCGGGACCTCGGCGCCCACCACGTGATCGACCATGCGAAGCCCCTCGCCACCGAGGTGGCGGCGCTCGGTCTTCCTGGGGCGCCCGGGTTCGTGTTCGCGACGACGCAGACCGGTGCGCATCTCCCGCAGATCATCGAGCTCCTCGCGCCACAGGGTCGCCTCGGCCCGATCGACGATCCCGAGACCCTGGACGTGATGCCGCTCAAGCCCAAGAGCCTGTCGCTGCACTGGGAGCTGATGTTCACCCGCTCGCTGTTTCAGACCGCCGACATGGAACGGCAGCACGCGATCCTGACCGAGATCGCCCGCCTCATCGATGCGGGACGGCTGCGCACGACGTTGAGCGAGACCTTCGGTCCGATCAACGCCGCCAACCTGGCACGCGCCCACGCGCTCATCGAGAGCGGGAAGGCGAGGGGCAAGGTCGTCCTCGCTGGGTTCAGCGACTAA
- a CDS encoding tyrosine-type recombinase/integrase — protein MGHSAHDPATKGRPAWNAGRKLGAKRALKPQQVWAIRFWLDRERRTRDRAMFDLAIDSKLRGCDIVKLKIGDLISGGRVRSRAIVIQRKTSRPVQFELLEPARTSILTWLEARGGTLDDYAFPSRLDGVTHISTRQYARLVDEWVAGIGLRSEDYGTHSLRRTKASLIYKRTGNLRAVQILLGHTKIESTVRYLGVDVEDALTLAEGTEI, from the coding sequence ATGGGACACTCAGCACACGATCCGGCAACGAAGGGGCGGCCAGCCTGGAACGCTGGCCGCAAGCTCGGCGCCAAGCGCGCCCTCAAACCTCAGCAGGTTTGGGCCATCCGGTTCTGGCTCGACCGCGAACGGCGTACACGCGACCGGGCTATGTTCGACCTCGCCATCGACAGCAAGCTACGTGGCTGTGACATCGTCAAGCTTAAGATCGGCGACCTGATCAGCGGTGGTCGCGTCCGTAGCCGGGCCATCGTCATCCAGCGCAAGACCAGCCGGCCGGTCCAGTTCGAGCTGCTCGAACCTGCACGAACCAGCATTCTGACATGGCTGGAAGCCAGGGGTGGTACGCTCGACGACTATGCCTTCCCGAGTCGGCTCGACGGCGTCACGCACATCAGTACCCGGCAGTATGCGCGCCTAGTCGATGAGTGGGTCGCAGGCATCGGGCTGCGCAGCGAGGACTATGGCACCCACTCCCTGCGCCGCACGAAGGCGTCGTTGATCTACAAGCGGACCGGCAACCTACGGGCGGTTCAGATCCTGCTCGGCCATACCAAGATCGAGAGCACGGTCAGGTACCTCGGTGTTGACGTCGAGGATGCCCTGACCCTGGCCGAAGGAACTGAGATTTGA
- a CDS encoding alkene reductase: MTTSPILQPVTIGDLHLKNRIVMAPLTRSRSSTAGVPPDFAADYYGQRASAGLIISEATNISQQAVGYAYTPGIWSDEQIEAWKRIVSTVHANDGCIFLQLWHTGRISHPDLQPGGGLPVSASAVKPEGTAFTMEGMKPHVTPRALETDEIPGIVEDYRRAAVNAKRAGFDGVEVHSANNYLLEQFVRDSTNKRTDRYGGSIENRLRFPLEVVRAVTEAWDGGSRVGIRLSPATTQPGETPLDSETHATFGAYVDALNEFGLLYIHTIEGVTQQTRDVPDGVDFLDLRRRFGGAYIGNNQNTLDLAEKELAEGRADLFSFGRPYLANPDLVGRLASGAPLAEAPKQYWYGGGATGYSDWPGMDGPVPVRR; the protein is encoded by the coding sequence ATGACGACGAGCCCGATCCTCCAACCCGTAACAATCGGCGATCTGCACCTCAAGAACCGCATCGTGATGGCGCCGCTGACCCGCAGCCGGTCTTCGACCGCGGGCGTACCGCCGGACTTCGCCGCCGATTATTACGGCCAGCGTGCCAGCGCCGGCCTCATTATCTCAGAGGCTACTAATATCTCGCAGCAGGCCGTGGGCTATGCCTACACGCCGGGCATCTGGTCGGACGAGCAGATCGAGGCTTGGAAGCGCATCGTCTCGACGGTCCACGCCAACGACGGCTGCATCTTCCTCCAGCTGTGGCACACCGGCCGGATATCCCATCCCGACCTGCAGCCAGGGGGCGGCCTCCCGGTCTCCGCTTCGGCGGTGAAGCCGGAGGGAACTGCCTTCACGATGGAGGGGATGAAGCCCCACGTCACCCCACGGGCGTTGGAGACCGACGAGATCCCCGGCATCGTCGAGGATTACCGGCGCGCGGCCGTGAACGCCAAGCGCGCCGGCTTCGACGGGGTCGAGGTCCACTCGGCCAACAACTACCTGCTGGAGCAGTTCGTGCGAGATTCGACCAACAAGCGAACCGATCGCTACGGTGGCTCGATCGAGAATCGTTTGCGGTTCCCGCTTGAGGTGGTCCGTGCGGTGACCGAGGCCTGGGACGGCGGAAGCCGCGTCGGCATCCGGTTGTCGCCCGCCACGACGCAGCCCGGCGAGACACCGCTCGATTCCGAGACGCATGCCACCTTCGGCGCCTATGTCGATGCGCTCAACGAGTTCGGCTTGCTCTACATTCACACGATCGAGGGCGTCACGCAGCAGACCCGTGATGTGCCGGACGGCGTCGATTTCCTCGACCTGCGGCGCCGGTTCGGGGGCGCCTATATCGGCAACAACCAGAACACCCTGGATCTCGCCGAGAAGGAACTGGCCGAGGGCCGCGCCGATCTGTTCAGCTTCGGCCGGCCCTACCTTGCCAACCCGGACCTCGTCGGGCGGCTGGCGAGCGGGGCACCGCTGGCCGAGGCACCCAAGCAATACTGGTACGGCGGCGGTGCGACCGGTTACTCCGACTGGCCGGGCATGGACGGGCCGGTACCGGTACGGCGCTGA
- a CDS encoding alpha/beta fold hydrolase encodes MPFIAAHDGAQLFFKDWGRGRPVVLIHGWPLDTDMWEFQQRTLTEAGFRTIAYDRRGFGRSDQTWDGYDYDTLADDLKSVLDALDVQDVALVGFSMGGGEIARYMSRHGGARVTRAALVSSVTPYMLKTADNPDGVDPAVFDGMIAGLKKDRPNFMATFAKTFFGVGILSSPVSSDLIEWTGTLAMRGSPKATTACVTAFAETDFRADMAAFRVPTLVIHGDADRTVPIDVSGKATAAAIPGAEFVVYDGAPHAVPFTHAERLNADLITFLKG; translated from the coding sequence ATGCCCTTCATCGCGGCCCACGACGGCGCGCAGCTTTTTTTCAAGGACTGGGGACGCGGTCGGCCGGTCGTGCTCATCCACGGCTGGCCGCTCGATACCGACATGTGGGAGTTCCAGCAGCGGACGCTCACAGAGGCTGGTTTTCGCACCATCGCCTACGACCGCCGCGGATTCGGCCGCTCTGACCAGACCTGGGACGGCTACGATTACGACACCCTCGCCGACGACCTGAAATCCGTGCTCGACGCCCTCGATGTGCAGGACGTGGCGCTGGTTGGGTTCTCAATGGGCGGCGGCGAGATCGCCCGGTACATGAGCCGGCATGGCGGCGCCCGGGTCACTCGGGCCGCGCTCGTCTCGTCGGTGACGCCCTATATGCTCAAGACGGCAGACAACCCAGACGGCGTCGACCCAGCGGTGTTCGACGGCATGATCGCCGGGCTGAAGAAGGACCGCCCGAACTTCATGGCGACTTTCGCAAAGACGTTCTTCGGGGTTGGGATACTCTCATCGCCGGTCTCGTCCGACCTGATCGAATGGACCGGCACCCTCGCGATGCGCGGGTCGCCGAAGGCGACGACCGCCTGCGTGACGGCCTTCGCCGAGACCGACTTCCGCGCCGACATGGCCGCATTTCGCGTGCCGACCCTCGTGATCCACGGCGATGCCGACCGGACCGTGCCGATCGACGTGTCGGGCAAGGCCACAGCCGCCGCGATCCCCGGCGCCGAGTTCGTCGTCTATGACGGCGCGCCGCATGCCGTGCCGTTCACCCATGCCGAACGGTTGAACGCGGATCTGATCACCTTCCTGAAGGGCTGA
- a CDS encoding SDR family oxidoreductase — MQRKVLVAGAQGVIGRAAAARLAARPDTQVLGLSRRTEPSIPNVEAVSVDLLDPGQVRDRLGGIRDVTHIVFGAYIEKQTAAEKSTVNVAILRNLLDVVEETSPGLRHVTFYQGGKAYGADLGPFKTPAREDDPRLMPPNFYYDQEDLLRERQKGKDWSFTALRPEAVCGFAVGNPMNLLTVIAVYAAISKELGIPLRFPGTEAAYRALYQVSSADILAEAADWAGTTPAARNEIFNITNGDYFRWQHMWPRIARMFNMDWADPIPMPLATYMADKGPLWDRMAERHGLQLIPYDKVASWPFGDFIFASGFDNISSTIKARQAGFHACIDTEDMFRNQFRHLSDLKVIPPVA; from the coding sequence ATGCAAAGAAAAGTCCTCGTCGCCGGCGCCCAGGGCGTCATCGGCCGCGCCGCAGCCGCTCGCCTCGCTGCTCGACCCGATACCCAAGTGCTGGGGCTGTCGCGACGGACCGAGCCGTCCATCCCGAACGTCGAGGCGGTCTCGGTCGACCTGCTCGACCCCGGACAGGTCCGGGACCGCCTCGGCGGCATCCGCGACGTCACCCACATCGTGTTCGGCGCCTACATCGAAAAGCAGACCGCCGCCGAGAAGAGCACGGTCAACGTCGCAATCCTGCGCAACCTGCTCGACGTCGTCGAGGAGACCTCACCGGGCCTGCGCCACGTCACGTTCTACCAGGGCGGCAAGGCCTACGGCGCCGATCTCGGCCCGTTCAAGACGCCCGCCCGCGAAGACGACCCGCGCCTGATGCCGCCGAACTTCTACTACGACCAGGAGGATCTCCTGCGTGAGCGCCAGAAGGGTAAGGATTGGTCGTTCACGGCCCTTCGGCCAGAGGCGGTCTGCGGCTTCGCGGTCGGCAACCCGATGAACCTGCTGACGGTGATCGCCGTCTATGCGGCCATCTCGAAGGAACTCGGCATCCCGCTTCGCTTCCCGGGGACCGAGGCCGCCTACCGGGCGCTCTACCAGGTCAGCTCCGCCGACATCCTGGCCGAGGCCGCCGACTGGGCCGGTACGACGCCGGCTGCGCGAAACGAGATCTTCAACATCACCAACGGCGACTACTTTCGCTGGCAGCACATGTGGCCGCGGATCGCGCGCATGTTCAACATGGACTGGGCCGATCCGATCCCGATGCCGCTCGCGACCTACATGGCCGACAAGGGGCCGCTCTGGGATAGAATGGCCGAACGCCACGGGCTACAGCTGATCCCCTATGACAAGGTGGCTTCGTGGCCCTTCGGCGATTTCATCTTCGCCAGCGGCTTCGACAACATCAGCAGCACAATCAAGGCCCGCCAGGCTGGATTCCATGCCTGCATCGACACCGAAGACATGTTCCGTAACCAGTTCCGACACCTGAGCGACCTGAAGGTCATCCCGCCCGTCGCCTGA
- a CDS encoding SDR family NAD(P)-dependent oxidoreductase yields the protein MSRFEKRRVITGAGSGIGAATAKRFASEGASIVLNGRDRGKLDRRPSSEPGRFACRLSR from the coding sequence ATGTCTCGCTTCGAGAAGAGGCGCGTCATCACTGGTGCCGGAAGCGGCATCGGCGCCGCCACCGCGAAACGGTTTGCGTCGGAGGGCGCTTCCATTGTCCTGAACGGCCGGGACCGGGGCAAGCTCGACCGGCGTCCCAGCTCCGAGCCGGGACGCTTCGCGTGCCGGCTTAGTCGCTGA
- a CDS encoding DUF3658 domain-containing protein — MTGASKVVHVTWGAARADSVRQALRLQGRAERVIALTHVLDVGPIEPFDPEARRIWFAENTRPDDDPEGEPTDPEAPWAEARDPGVHPVYWACLTDAAEHACFLRFVSRMAGRPFDIVEVIGSDFPRLSAASTVWSLGQLRPEEMVAADLVSGRRPFTEAENEAATARWAKLRRENAPLRIVRDGTLVSAPLTHFDDVLTGFATGEWELLIKLVARVIGHLDDGSDQPGQGCSYELLFARILALGQSGALEVTGSGPGMRDFKVRRFADGHGMVPAPGGPMT; from the coding sequence GTGACCGGCGCGTCGAAGGTCGTCCATGTGACCTGGGGCGCGGCCAGGGCGGACTCCGTCAGGCAGGCCTTACGGCTGCAGGGCCGCGCGGAACGGGTGATCGCGCTGACCCACGTCCTCGACGTCGGGCCCATCGAACCGTTCGACCCCGAGGCGCGCCGGATTTGGTTCGCCGAGAACACGCGGCCGGACGACGACCCGGAAGGGGAGCCCACCGATCCGGAGGCACCTTGGGCGGAGGCGAGGGACCCCGGCGTCCATCCGGTCTACTGGGCCTGCCTGACCGACGCGGCGGAGCACGCTTGCTTCCTTCGGTTCGTTTCCCGCATGGCCGGGCGCCCCTTCGACATCGTCGAGGTGATAGGCTCGGACTTCCCCCGATTAAGTGCCGCCTCAACGGTATGGTCGTTGGGTCAATTGCGTCCCGAGGAGATGGTCGCGGCCGATCTCGTGAGCGGGAGAAGGCCCTTCACCGAAGCCGAGAACGAAGCGGCCACGGCCCGCTGGGCGAAACTGCGGCGGGAAAACGCGCCGCTGCGTATCGTTCGGGACGGGACCTTGGTCTCGGCGCCCCTGACCCATTTCGACGACGTCCTGACTGGGTTCGCCACCGGGGAATGGGAGTTGCTGATCAAACTGGTCGCCCGCGTGATCGGTCATCTCGACGACGGCTCAGACCAGCCGGGACAGGGATGCAGCTACGAGCTCCTATTCGCGCGCATCCTCGCGCTGGGGCAATCCGGAGCGCTGGAGGTTACCGGTTCGGGACCGGGTATGCGGGACTTCAAGGTTCGGAGGTTTGCGGACGGTCACGGGATGGTGCCCGCGCCCGGAGGTCCGATGACCTAG